A DNA window from Chryseobacterium sp. MEBOG06 contains the following coding sequences:
- a CDS encoding CynX/NimT family MFS transporter → MMKNEVKKNASYVLLIINVLVVILISSNLRSPIVAVAPVLGEVRDTLKLDNFQVSLLTSIPLFMFAVCSVLVSRFSGKLGISKLLMYSLIILSFGLFLRITGSLWLLFLGSIFIGLGICIGNVVTPGYVKNNFPKQIGLMTGIFAVSMNLTAALASGFSVKIGEWTGFGWRGSLGIWLVIAALAFLVLILEFIFNRKNTHQQKAALSTSDFNMFKSSQAWNISIFMGLQSLFYYCLVAWLPSFLADYHMESESSGWVFFVIQITMIPVTFCCPIIASKMKDQRLMIVFVCALMFISTMMFAFMKSEWIYVNAVIIGIANGLSFSLSILFFSTRTKSSINAVKISGMAQSVGYLIAAFGPPVFGKLHDWDTSWNSSFYFMSTAVLLMFFFGMKAARNKCVED, encoded by the coding sequence ATGATGAAGAATGAAGTAAAAAAGAATGCTTCCTATGTTTTATTAATCATTAATGTTCTGGTAGTTATCCTTATTTCCAGTAATCTGCGCTCTCCTATTGTTGCTGTAGCTCCGGTACTTGGAGAGGTGAGAGATACACTGAAGCTGGATAATTTTCAGGTCAGTTTGCTAACCTCTATTCCACTCTTTATGTTTGCCGTGTGCTCTGTTTTGGTAAGCAGATTTTCCGGTAAGCTGGGAATCAGTAAACTTTTAATGTATTCGTTGATTATTTTGAGTTTTGGATTGTTTCTCCGTATTACAGGTTCTCTTTGGCTGTTATTTCTGGGTTCTATATTCATTGGCCTGGGAATATGTATAGGAAATGTAGTCACTCCCGGATATGTTAAAAACAATTTCCCAAAGCAGATTGGCCTGATGACGGGTATTTTTGCGGTATCAATGAATCTTACCGCTGCTTTAGCTTCAGGTTTCAGTGTGAAGATAGGAGAATGGACGGGGTTTGGATGGCGTGGTTCACTGGGAATCTGGCTGGTGATTGCCGCTTTGGCATTTCTGGTTCTGATTCTGGAATTCATCTTCAACAGAAAGAATACTCATCAGCAAAAGGCTGCACTCAGCACTTCAGATTTTAATATGTTTAAATCCTCTCAGGCCTGGAATATCAGTATTTTCATGGGGCTGCAGTCTTTATTCTACTATTGCCTCGTTGCCTGGCTTCCGTCATTCCTTGCGGATTATCATATGGAAAGTGAGAGCTCAGGATGGGTTTTCTTTGTGATTCAGATTACAATGATCCCGGTGACCTTCTGCTGCCCGATCATTGCAAGCAAAATGAAAGACCAGAGATTAATGATTGTTTTTGTATGTGCTTTAATGTTTATAAGTACAATGATGTTTGCATTCATGAAATCAGAATGGATCTATGTAAATGCCGTTATCATAGGCATTGCCAATGGCTTGTCTTTCAGTTTATCTATTCTGTTCTTTTCTACAAGAACGAAAAGCAGCATCAATGCCGTAAAAATCTCCGGAATGGCACAGTCTGTAGGTTATCTGATTGCAGCATTTGGACCTCCTGTATTTGGTAAACTTCATGATTGGGATACTTCCTGGAACAGTTCATTTTATTTTATGAGTACTGCAGTATTGCTGATGTTTTTCTTTGGAATGAAGGCTGCGAGAAATAAATGTGTGGAGGATTAA